From one Enterococcus sp. DIV2402 genomic stretch:
- a CDS encoding ABC transporter ATP-binding protein: MAKNILKLSDLRVDIQPKRGELIPILRGIDLDVPKGQVIGIVGESGSGKSMAMKSIMDILPEQAVMSTTAFEFNEERVTNPQKLPISMIFQDPMTSLNPLRTIGYHLTEVILRKQKISKKAAQQRAIQELEKVGIALAEKRMKQFPHELSGGMRQRVMIAMALLAEPQLLIADEPTTALDVTIQAQILSLIKELQESEELSVILVTHDFGVVAGMCDYIKVMYQGLVVEEGTTEEIFYHPHHPYTKQLLEAAHLGDKQAQLHVFDYHEELPDNLTRKELSATHHVWLKEEGK, encoded by the coding sequence ATGGCAAAAAATATATTAAAATTGAGTGATTTACGCGTAGACATTCAACCAAAACGTGGCGAATTAATACCAATTCTTAGAGGAATTGATTTGGATGTGCCTAAAGGTCAAGTCATCGGGATTGTTGGTGAATCAGGTAGCGGCAAAAGTATGGCAATGAAAAGTATTATGGATATTTTACCGGAACAAGCTGTGATGTCGACAACTGCTTTTGAATTTAACGAAGAGCGCGTAACGAATCCACAAAAGTTACCAATTTCCATGATTTTTCAAGATCCAATGACCTCTTTAAATCCTTTACGAACGATTGGCTATCATTTAACTGAAGTGATTTTACGAAAACAAAAAATCTCCAAAAAAGCAGCTCAACAACGAGCGATTCAAGAGTTAGAAAAGGTGGGGATTGCTCTTGCTGAAAAACGGATGAAACAATTTCCTCATGAATTATCTGGTGGCATGCGCCAACGTGTAATGATTGCGATGGCCTTGTTAGCAGAACCACAACTTTTAATTGCAGATGAACCAACAACAGCTTTGGATGTGACAATTCAGGCACAAATCTTATCGCTTATTAAAGAATTACAGGAAAGTGAAGAGCTTTCCGTGATTTTAGTCACCCATGATTTTGGCGTAGTAGCAGGAATGTGTGACTATATTAAAGTAATGTACCAAGGTTTGGTTGTCGAAGAAGGAACCACTGAGGAAATCTTTTATCACCCACATCATCCGTATACAAAGCAATTACTGGAAGCAGCACACTTAGGAGATAAACAGGCGCAATTGCATGTTTTTGATTATCATGAAGAGTTACCAGATAATTTAACTCGCAAGGAACTATCAGCAACCCACCATGTTTGGCTTAAGGAGGAAGGAAAATGA
- a CDS encoding ABC transporter permease, producing the protein MKRLKNLFRAIFSSPIYTLSFIFLALLISLSLIAPLLPIDPNATDVSNMSQPPSWQHLFGTDEVGRDYFIRVVYGGRVSLLVGVLAMLTATTIGTTVGLVSGYFGGWIDNVLMRIVDILSSIPWLVLVIVLSVFLKPGLGTIIIVIGGFSWMNIARLIRGETLSAKERDYVLYANFIGQSASTIIFRHIFPSVLPTLIVAASTSISSAIMTESALSFLGLGIQQPMASWGSLLQNAQNSLQRAPYMAILPGLFVALTIYSFNNLGDMIKQVLQREV; encoded by the coding sequence ATGAAGCGTTTGAAAAATTTGTTCAGAGCGATTTTTTCTTCTCCAATTTATACCCTCTCTTTTATATTTCTAGCATTACTAATTAGCTTGTCACTAATCGCTCCGTTACTACCAATTGATCCGAATGCGACAGATGTCAGCAATATGTCACAACCTCCAAGCTGGCAGCATCTTTTTGGAACTGATGAAGTGGGCCGAGATTATTTTATTCGAGTGGTATATGGTGGTAGGGTCTCCTTATTAGTAGGTGTATTGGCAATGTTGACGGCGACGACAATTGGTACGACAGTCGGCTTAGTCTCAGGATATTTTGGCGGCTGGATTGATAATGTCTTGATGCGTATTGTAGATATCTTATCCTCTATTCCGTGGTTAGTTTTAGTGATTGTATTAAGTGTCTTCTTAAAACCAGGTCTAGGGACGATCATTATTGTTATTGGTGGTTTTTCATGGATGAATATTGCACGTTTAATTCGTGGTGAAACCTTGTCTGCGAAAGAAAGAGACTACGTTTTATATGCAAATTTCATTGGGCAATCTGCAAGCACGATTATTTTTAGACATATTTTTCCCTCGGTATTACCGACCTTAATTGTCGCAGCTTCAACGAGCATTTCTAGTGCGATTATGACTGAATCAGCGTTGAGCTTTTTAGGATTAGGAATTCAACAACCTATGGCATCATGGGGAAGTCTTTTGCAGAATGCTCAAAATAGCTTGCAACGGGCACCTTATATGGCCATACTTCCTGGTTTGTTTGTAGCATTAACGATTTATTCCTTTAATAACCTTGGTGACATGATTAAGCAAGTTTTACAAAGGGAGGTCTAA